One window from the genome of Stigmatella erecta encodes:
- a CDS encoding LysR family transcriptional regulator: MYQPGLNDLDAVLAVARRSSFRGAALDLGMSTTAMSSAIAKLEAHLGVRLFNRTTRSVSLTDAGRAFVEQVAPGLEDIRGAMDAARSQQAKPSGMLRINTFATAAREILAPLVLEYLRRHPDVHVDVVTEGRLVDVVAEGFDFGVRMANLVPTDMIAIPLGEPQRHAIVASPAYLKKHGRPRVPSDLFRHRCIRVRLPNGSLFRWEFRKRGQTALIDVTGPITLDEASLSRIAVLEGIGLGFFMEPDVRGDIEAGRLVRVLEDWTPELARLCLYYPGRRNSSAAHTAFVALAREVAVARKFIPLCDEGGAPARRT; encoded by the coding sequence ATGTATCAACCCGGACTGAATGATCTCGATGCCGTCCTCGCCGTCGCTCGCAGGAGCTCGTTTCGCGGCGCTGCCCTCGATCTCGGGATGTCGACGACGGCGATGAGCAGCGCGATCGCGAAGCTCGAAGCACATCTTGGCGTCCGCCTCTTCAACCGCACGACGCGCAGCGTCTCGCTGACCGACGCCGGCAGAGCGTTCGTCGAACAGGTGGCTCCGGGACTCGAGGACATCCGCGGCGCGATGGACGCGGCTCGCTCCCAGCAGGCAAAGCCGTCCGGCATGCTGCGCATCAACACGTTTGCGACAGCGGCGCGCGAGATCCTCGCGCCACTGGTGCTGGAGTACCTCCGCCGCCATCCGGACGTGCATGTCGACGTCGTGACCGAAGGCCGGCTGGTCGACGTCGTCGCCGAGGGGTTCGACTTCGGCGTGCGGATGGCGAACCTCGTGCCCACCGACATGATTGCAATTCCGCTTGGAGAGCCCCAACGCCATGCCATCGTCGCTTCGCCGGCGTACCTGAAGAAGCACGGTCGGCCGCGCGTCCCATCGGACCTCTTCCGTCATCGGTGTATCCGGGTGCGCTTGCCGAACGGCAGCCTCTTCCGGTGGGAGTTCCGTAAGCGGGGGCAGACGGCCCTGATCGATGTGACGGGGCCCATCACGCTGGACGAGGCCAGCCTCTCGCGGATCGCAGTCCTGGAGGGCATCGGACTCGGCTTCTTCATGGAGCCGGACGTGCGAGGCGACATCGAAGCGGGACGCCTCGTTCGCGTGCTCGAGGACTGGACACCGGAGCTCGCTCGGCTCTGCCTCTACTACCCTGGCCGGCGCAATTCCTCGGCCGCTCACACGGCGTTCGTCGCACTGGCCCGCGAAGTCGCGGTAGCTCGCAAATTCATCCCGCTTTGCGACGAAGGTGGAGCGCCTGCACGCCGGACTTGA
- a CDS encoding nuclear transport factor 2 family protein → MTMHPSIRAYFDADSATPLHAFAPDAVVEDEGHRHVGHAAIDEWWRDSQVKYQAVAQPIEVNAKDDACEVRAKVTGQFPGSPITLTFAFRMKGDRIAALSIGA, encoded by the coding sequence ATGACAATGCACCCATCAATTCGAGCCTATTTCGACGCGGACAGTGCCACGCCGCTCCACGCCTTCGCGCCCGATGCCGTTGTCGAGGATGAGGGACATCGGCATGTCGGGCATGCGGCCATCGACGAATGGTGGCGTGACTCCCAGGTGAAGTATCAGGCCGTCGCGCAGCCGATCGAGGTGAACGCGAAGGACGATGCCTGCGAGGTTCGCGCGAAAGTGACGGGCCAGTTTCCCGGCAGTCCCATCACGCTCACCTTTGCGTTCCGGATGAAGGGCGATCGGATCGCGGCTTTGAGCATCGGCGCGTGA